From Corvus moneduloides isolate bCorMon1 chromosome 2, bCorMon1.pri, whole genome shotgun sequence, one genomic window encodes:
- the ZIC5 gene encoding LOW QUALITY PROTEIN: zinc finger protein ZIC 5 (The sequence of the model RefSeq protein was modified relative to this genomic sequence to represent the inferred CDS: inserted 3 bases in 2 codons) gives MFLKAGKGKKITTASVDGLGCVVMEPPLSKRNPTLRLADLAAAQPHPHQNMTGFPGLGNHHVHPHHAAHLHPGDAGGDPGGALTPLGPEHMAQPAALKLTPEALTAAAFAAXPPPPPPPPPPPPPPLPPPLPPTRRPPPPSXGYPSGGAAGRDFLLRRELPATAAAVHGALGEQHPPASSPHLPHPPPHGVFISAAGTYGATDGAHAAFPPPPPGEQGAPAGRHPPLNGQMRLGLAAAAGELYGRAEAHYGAAAASSSSALQGYGSVNLNLAAAGHGHPHHPHPHHHHHHHHHHHAHVGAAAAAAAGAFLRYMRQPIKQELICKWIDREPPPPPPPPPSGGRKPCSKTFSTMQELVSHVTVEHVGGPEQSSHVCYWEECPREGKPFKAKYKLINHIRVHTGEKPFPCPFPGCGKVFARSENLKIHKRTHTGEKPFKCEFDGCERKFANSSDRKKHSHVHTSDKPYYCKIRGCDKSYTHPSSLRKHMKIHCKSPPPSPPPGSQGYAAAGPPDGPLPPEADPAAEPPRGRAAALSPPVTNLSEWYVCQAGGAPRRPRTPSSRDASPASEEDEPHRTSGGRTAP, from the exons ATGTTTTTGAAGGCgggtaaagggaaaaaaataacaacagcgAGCGTAGATGGGCTTGGCTGTGTCGTTATGGAGCCCCCTTTGAGCAAGAGGAACCCGACACTGAGATTAGCGGATTTGGCAGCGGCTCAGCCCCATCCTCACCAGAACATGACAGGCTTCCCGGGGCTGGGGAACCACCACGTCCACCCCCACCACGCGGCCCACCTCCACCCCGGGGACGCGGGCGGCGACCCCGGCGGCGCCCTCACGCCGCTCGGACCCGAGCACATGGCGCAGCCCGCCGCCCTCAAGCTCACGCCCGAGGCGCTCACCGCCGCCGCCTTCGCCGC CCCGCCGCCAccaccaccgccgccgccgccgccaccgccgccgctgCCACCACCGCTGCCGCCTacgcgccgcccgccgccgccct CGGGATACCCGtcggggggggcggcgggccgGGACTTCCTCCTGCGGCGGGAGCTgcccgccaccgccgccgccgtgCATGGGGCGCTGGGCGAGCAGCACCCGCCCGCCAGCTCCCCCCACCTTCCGCACCCGCCACCTCACGGCGTCTTCATCTCGGCCGCCGGCACCTACGGCGCAACCGACGGGGCGCACGCCGCCttcccgccgccgcctcccggcGAGCAGGGCGCGCCCGCCGGCCGCCACCCGCCGCTCAACGGGCAGATGCGCCTGGGGCTGGCGGCCGCCGCCGGGGAGCTCTACGGGCGCGCCGAGGCGCACTacggggccgccgccgcctcctcctcctcggctTTGCAAGGCTACGGCTCCGTCAACCTCAACCTGGCGGCGGCCGGCCACGGGCACCCGCAccacccccatccccaccaccaccatcatcaccaccatcaccaccatgCCCACGtcggggccgcggcggcggcggcggctgggGCCTTCCTCCGGTACATGCGACAGCCCATCAAGCAAGAGCTGATCTGTAAGTGGATCGACCGGGAGCCGCCTCCTCCACCTCCGCCGCCGCCATCGGGCGGTAGGAAGCCTTGCTCCAAAACTTTCAGCACGATGCAGGAGCTGGTGAGCCATGTCACCGTGGAGCACGTCGGTGGGCCCGAGCAGAGCAGCCACGTGTGCTACTGGGAGGAGTGTCCCCGCGAAGGCAAGCCCTTCAAAGCGAAATACAAACTCATCAACCACATCCGAGTGCACACGGGAGAGAAACCCTTCCCTTGCCCCTTCCCCGGCTGCGGGAAGGTCTTCGCTCGCTCCGAAAACCTCAAGATCCACAAACGAACTCATACAG GGGAGAAGCCCTTCAAGTGCGAGTTCGACGGCTGCGAGAGGAAGTTCGCCAACAGCAGCGACCGCAAGAAGCATTCCCACGTCCACACCTCGGACAAGCCCTACTACTGCAAGATCCGCGGCTGCGACAAGTCCTAcacccaccccagctccctgcGGAAGCACATGAAGATCCACTGCAAGTCCCCGCCGCCCTCCCCGCCGCCAGGCTCCCAGGGCTACGCGGCGGCGGGGCCCCCCGACGGCCCGCTGCCCCCCGAGGCCGACCCGGCCGCCGAGCcgccccgcggccgcgccgccgccctCTCCCCGCCGGTCACCAACCTCAGCGAGTGGTACGTCTGCCAGGCCGGGGGGgctccccgccggccccgcacCCCCTCCAGCCGCGACGCCTCCCCGGCATCCGAGGAGGACGAGCCCCACAGGACCTCGGGAGGCAGAACTGCTCCCTAG